A window of Metabacillus sp. B2-18 contains these coding sequences:
- the thiL gene encoding thiamine-phosphate kinase, which produces MDEFDFILKVKPNRTFQKNVKVAIGDDAAVYEPSLNRNQVVCVDTMVEGVHFLKHLSTPFEIGYKALAVNISDIAAMAGIPLYYLVSITVPSSWKEEELVGIYKGMDELAKEYKMDLLGGDTVSTSDKLVISVTVIGEVEQETQTLRNKACDGDIVFVTGNVGDSSAGLAILLDHVQIHNQQSKEYLINRHKKPTPRVNAGRLIGGLYRASLNDVSDGLASELNEISEASNVGITVFKDQLPVSDELLSLSSSNDIYKWILYGGEDFELVGTTSRNSWEKLKQTCDKMDLKITQIGLVDQKHSGVMLQTVNQELVRIEKSGYNHFRNK; this is translated from the coding sequence ATGGATGAATTTGATTTTATTCTTAAAGTAAAACCAAATCGTACTTTTCAAAAGAATGTAAAAGTAGCAATTGGGGATGATGCAGCTGTTTACGAACCGAGTCTGAATCGCAACCAAGTTGTTTGTGTAGATACTATGGTAGAAGGAGTTCACTTTCTTAAACATTTATCTACTCCTTTTGAAATAGGCTATAAAGCATTGGCAGTTAATATTAGTGATATTGCTGCTATGGCAGGTATCCCTCTTTATTATCTAGTTTCTATTACTGTTCCCTCTAGTTGGAAAGAAGAGGAACTAGTAGGGATTTATAAAGGCATGGACGAGCTTGCAAAGGAATATAAAATGGATCTATTAGGTGGAGATACAGTTTCTACATCTGACAAACTTGTTATATCGGTTACTGTTATAGGAGAAGTTGAACAAGAAACACAGACTCTTAGAAACAAGGCTTGTGATGGAGATATTGTTTTTGTAACAGGTAATGTAGGAGATTCATCTGCAGGTTTAGCTATTTTATTAGATCACGTACAAATACATAATCAACAATCGAAAGAATACCTTATAAACCGTCATAAAAAGCCTACACCTCGTGTAAATGCAGGTAGACTTATAGGTGGATTATATCGCGCTTCATTAAATGATGTTAGTGATGGGCTAGCTAGTGAATTAAATGAAATTAGTGAAGCAAGTAATGTTGGTATAACAGTCTTTAAAGATCAGCTTCCTGTCAGTGATGAACTTTTATCATTGAGTTCATCAAATGATATTTACAAATGGATTCTTTATGGTGGCGAAGATTTTGAATTAGTCGGGACCACCTCACGGAACTCATGGGAAAAGTTAAAACAAACTTGTGATAAAATGGATTTGAAAATAACACAAATTGGTTTAGTAGATCAAAAACATTCTGGAGTTATGCTACAGACTGTTAATCAAGAATTAGTCAGAATTGAAAAATCAGGGTATAACCACTTCAGAAATAAGTAA
- the tsaE gene encoding tRNA (adenosine(37)-N6)-threonylcarbamoyltransferase complex ATPase subunit type 1 TsaE — MEKYEFITKSTEDTTMIAINLSKKLEPNAVITLEGDLGAGKTTFTKGLARGLGIKRNVNSPTFTIIKEYHDGRLPLYHMDVYRVEDSDEDLGFDEYFHASGVTVVEWAHLIEEQLPSERLDIKILYVDDTTRTIIMSPKGSYYVGLCKELNDESISH; from the coding sequence GTGGAAAAATATGAGTTTATAACAAAAAGTACTGAAGATACAACTATGATTGCCATAAATCTTTCAAAAAAACTAGAGCCCAATGCTGTCATTACTTTAGAGGGAGATTTAGGTGCCGGTAAGACTACTTTTACTAAAGGCTTGGCAAGGGGGTTGGGGATTAAACGTAATGTTAACAGCCCGACATTTACTATTATAAAGGAATATCATGATGGACGACTGCCTTTATATCACATGGATGTTTATCGAGTAGAAGATTCTGATGAGGACCTAGGTTTCGATGAGTATTTTCATGCAAGTGGAGTTACTGTTGTAGAATGGGCTCATCTGATAGAAGAACAGTTACCTAGTGAACGGTTAGATATAAAAATTCTTTATGTAGATGATACAACAAGAACGATTATCATGAGTCCTAAGGGATCTTATTATGTTGGACTGTGTAAGGAGTTAAATGATGAAAGCATTAGCCATTGA
- the tsaB gene encoding tRNA (adenosine(37)-N6)-threonylcarbamoyltransferase complex dimerization subunit type 1 TsaB, which produces MKALAIDTTNNVLGIAIVEEDKVIGEYITNLKKNHSVRAMPAVERLLSDCDITPKQLDKIIVATGPGSYTGVRIGVSIAKTMAWALQLPIVGVSSLEILAANGRFFNGLISPIFDARRGQVYTGLYQYDNQELVTVENDQNLLLTDWLEMLKSKNERILFLGNDLPIHEKAITHVLGEMAESAQVALHNPRPSELAIIGLKKNAEDVHSLVPNYIRLAEAEAKWLEQQK; this is translated from the coding sequence ATGAAAGCATTAGCCATTGATACAACCAATAATGTGTTGGGAATCGCAATTGTTGAAGAAGATAAAGTCATTGGAGAATATATCACAAATTTAAAGAAAAACCATTCTGTACGAGCAATGCCAGCTGTTGAAAGACTTTTAAGTGATTGTGATATAACACCGAAACAGCTAGATAAAATTATTGTAGCAACTGGTCCTGGGTCTTATACTGGTGTTCGGATTGGTGTTTCAATTGCTAAAACAATGGCATGGGCCCTTCAACTTCCCATTGTAGGTGTTTCAAGCTTGGAAATATTGGCGGCAAATGGGCGTTTCTTTAATGGACTGATCTCTCCAATATTTGATGCTAGAAGAGGACAAGTTTACACAGGTTTATATCAATATGATAATCAGGAATTAGTTACTGTGGAGAATGATCAAAATTTATTGTTAACAGATTGGTTAGAGATGTTAAAGTCTAAAAATGAGCGTATTCTATTTCTAGGTAATGATCTCCCTATACATGAGAAAGCAATTACACATGTACTTGGTGAAATGGCGGAAAGTGCACAAGTAGCTCTGCATAATCCGAGACCAAGTGAGTTAGCAATTATAGGGCTTAAAAAGAATGCTGAAGATGTTCATAGTCTTGTACCAAATTACATAAGACTAGCTGAAGCTGAAGCGAAATGGCTAGAACAGCAAAAATAA
- the rimI gene encoding ribosomal protein S18-alanine N-acetyltransferase: MDNEFTIRKMVREDIEEVYQIECQSFSAPWTKESLYYELEQNLFAKYLVVELDGKVVGYCGLWVIMDDAQITNIAVHPEYRGRNIGEALLRFTIQLSREMNAKRLSLEVRVSNHIAQSLYKKVGFLPGGIRKRYYTDNQEDALVMWVNLI; this comes from the coding sequence GTGGATAACGAGTTTACAATAAGAAAAATGGTAAGAGAAGATATTGAAGAAGTATATCAAATAGAGTGTCAATCTTTCTCAGCACCATGGACGAAGGAATCTCTATATTATGAGCTTGAGCAAAATTTATTTGCCAAATATCTAGTAGTTGAACTGGATGGTAAAGTGGTTGGCTATTGTGGCTTATGGGTCATCATGGATGATGCCCAAATAACAAATATAGCAGTTCACCCTGAATACAGAGGGAGAAATATAGGTGAAGCTCTTTTAAGATTTACTATTCAATTAAGTAGAGAAATGAATGCAAAAAGACTATCTTTAGAGGTTAGAGTGTCTAATCACATCGCACAGTCCCTATACAAAAAGGTGGGATTTTTACCTGGTGGTATAAGGAAGCGTTATTATACAGATAATCAAGAAGATGCTTTAGTAATGTGGGTGAATTTAATATGA
- the tsaD gene encoding tRNA (adenosine(37)-N6)-threonylcarbamoyltransferase complex transferase subunit TsaD: MIEKDQYILGIETSCDETAAAIIKNGREIVANVVASQIESHKRFGGVVPEIASRHHVEQLTIVFEEAMKQADLTFADLSAIAVTEGPGLVGALLTGINAAKALAFAQGIPLIGVHHIAGHIYANRLIHELEFPLLALVVSGGHTELVYMREHGDFEVIGETLDDAAGEAYDKVARTLGLPYPGGPHIDKLAHEGQASIDLPRAWLSEGSFDFSFSGLKSAVINTLHNAKQKGIELDPKDVAASFQASVIDVLVTKTAQAVDKYHVKQLLLAGGVAANKGLRTALEKEFSSRDGLTLTIPPLSLCTDNAAMIAAAGSILYEKGVRSDLALNANPGLELTSYQQK, encoded by the coding sequence ATGATTGAAAAAGACCAATATATACTGGGAATAGAGACAAGCTGTGATGAAACTGCTGCTGCGATTATTAAAAACGGCCGTGAAATTGTCGCAAATGTTGTTGCATCACAAATTGAAAGTCACAAACGGTTTGGTGGGGTAGTTCCAGAGATTGCTTCCCGACATCATGTTGAGCAATTAACAATTGTTTTTGAGGAAGCAATGAAACAAGCAGATCTTACTTTTGCGGATCTATCAGCAATTGCAGTTACTGAAGGACCTGGACTAGTAGGAGCACTATTAACAGGCATTAATGCAGCAAAAGCCTTAGCCTTTGCACAGGGTATTCCTTTAATAGGAGTCCATCATATTGCCGGCCATATTTATGCTAATCGACTTATTCATGAATTGGAATTTCCTTTACTTGCTCTGGTGGTTTCCGGTGGACACACAGAATTAGTATATATGAGAGAGCATGGAGATTTTGAGGTAATTGGTGAAACTCTCGATGATGCTGCCGGGGAAGCTTATGACAAGGTCGCACGAACTCTTGGCCTTCCATACCCGGGTGGTCCTCATATTGATAAATTAGCTCATGAAGGTCAAGCCTCTATCGATTTACCAAGGGCTTGGCTAAGTGAAGGGTCCTTTGATTTTAGCTTTAGTGGCCTTAAATCTGCCGTTATTAACACACTCCACAATGCAAAACAAAAGGGGATTGAACTTGATCCCAAAGATGTGGCAGCAAGCTTTCAAGCAAGTGTTATCGACGTTTTAGTCACAAAGACTGCACAAGCTGTGGATAAATATCATGTTAAACAGTTGTTATTAGCAGGCGGTGTTGCAGCTAATAAGGGTTTAAGAACTGCTTTAGAAAAAGAATTTTCTTCAAGAGATGGATTAACATTAACAATCCCACCACTATCTTTATGCACAGATAATGCTGCCATGATTGCTGCTGCTGGAAGCATTTTATATGAAAAGGGAGTAAGAAGTGATTTGGCACTAAATGCAAATCCCGGCTTAGAATTAACATCTTATCAACAAAAGTGA
- a CDS encoding ABC-F family ATP-binding cassette domain-containing protein has protein sequence MILLQINQLSKYFGADPILSNIKLEVQTRDRVAIVGRNGAGKSTLLKIISGAMSHDSGEIIKPKDVSIGYLAQDTGLESQLSIWDEMNLVFKDLKSMEQEMRNLEQRMATVDPSNETQKFEQLLKEYDTLQVRFKEEGGYQYEADIRSVLHGLGFHHFDPLTKISSLSGGQKTRLALGKLLLTKPDLLILDEPTNHLDIETLTWLEQYLQNYPGAILIVSHDRYFLDKIVTQVYEISRHTSTRYIGNYSRYLKQKADLYEKELKSFEKQQEEVAKLKDFIQRNLARASTTKLAQSRRKKLEKMELMNKPLGDEKSASFQFDINRQSGNDVLKADHISVSYDNVHPVISNISFSISRGDSIALVGPNGIGKSTLLKSIIQKLDSLTGTFSLGSHVQIGYYDQQQADLTSNKRVLDELWDEYPQMTEKEIRTILGNFLFSGDDVLKPVSALSGGEKARVALSKLMLQKANFLILDEPTNHLDLDSKQILENALIDFPGTILFVSHDRYFINRIATKVYELSSTHLTEYLGDYDYYLTKKEEQLEHERLEQEGNNSPTQKKSGQEPEGKLSYQQEKELKKLERQKQRRIEEIENEISELEGKVEGNEALLCDPDVYQDHEKVQKINEENEQIHSKLEDLMAEWEQLH, from the coding sequence ATGATATTGTTACAAATAAATCAACTTAGTAAATACTTTGGTGCTGACCCTATTTTATCGAATATTAAGTTGGAAGTACAAACTAGAGATAGAGTTGCGATTGTTGGTCGCAATGGAGCAGGGAAATCAACACTTTTAAAAATAATTTCAGGAGCCATGTCCCATGATTCTGGTGAAATTATTAAGCCTAAAGATGTTTCAATTGGATATTTAGCTCAAGACACCGGACTAGAATCTCAATTATCGATTTGGGACGAAATGAATTTAGTATTTAAAGATCTCAAATCAATGGAACAAGAAATGAGAAATCTAGAACAAAGAATGGCAACAGTTGATCCAAGTAATGAAACACAAAAGTTTGAACAACTTTTAAAAGAATATGACACCCTTCAAGTTAGATTTAAGGAAGAAGGCGGATATCAATATGAAGCTGATATACGTTCTGTTCTTCATGGCCTTGGATTTCATCATTTTGATCCGCTGACAAAAATTTCTTCTCTAAGCGGTGGCCAAAAAACAAGGCTTGCTTTAGGTAAGCTATTACTTACTAAGCCAGATCTATTAATATTGGACGAGCCAACAAACCATCTTGATATTGAAACATTAACCTGGTTAGAACAATATTTACAAAACTATCCTGGAGCAATTCTAATTGTTTCCCATGATCGATATTTCCTAGATAAGATTGTTACACAAGTATATGAAATCAGCCGTCATACAAGCACAAGATATATTGGAAATTATAGTCGATACTTAAAACAAAAAGCTGACTTATATGAAAAAGAGTTAAAAAGCTTTGAAAAACAACAAGAAGAAGTTGCCAAGCTAAAGGACTTTATTCAACGAAACCTAGCTCGTGCCTCAACAACAAAGCTTGCCCAAAGTAGAAGGAAAAAGCTAGAAAAGATGGAGTTAATGAACAAACCCCTTGGCGATGAAAAATCAGCAAGCTTTCAGTTTGATATTAACAGACAAAGTGGAAACGATGTGCTAAAAGCCGATCACATTTCTGTTTCCTATGACAATGTTCATCCTGTTATCTCAAACATTTCCTTTTCTATATCTCGCGGTGATAGCATTGCCTTAGTCGGACCAAACGGAATAGGTAAATCAACTTTACTAAAATCAATCATTCAGAAATTAGATTCGTTGACTGGTACCTTTTCTCTTGGTTCACATGTACAAATAGGTTACTATGACCAGCAACAAGCCGATCTTACATCAAATAAACGAGTTTTAGACGAGCTGTGGGATGAATATCCACAAATGACCGAAAAAGAAATTCGAACAATACTAGGAAACTTTCTATTCTCTGGTGATGATGTATTAAAGCCTGTTTCTGCTCTAAGTGGAGGAGAGAAAGCAAGAGTGGCACTCTCTAAACTGATGCTACAAAAAGCGAACTTCCTAATTCTTGATGAGCCAACAAACCATCTTGATTTAGATAGTAAGCAAATTTTAGAAAATGCTTTAATTGACTTTCCAGGTACAATCCTTTTTGTTTCTCATGACAGATACTTTATTAATAGAATTGCCACAAAAGTTTATGAGCTTTCTAGCACTCATCTTACTGAGTACTTAGGAGATTATGATTATTATCTTACAAAAAAGGAAGAACAACTTGAACATGAACGATTAGAGCAAGAAGGAAATAACTCTCCCACACAAAAAAAATCAGGACAAGAACCTGAGGGGAAATTAAGTTATCAACAAGAAAAAGAATTAAAAAAACTTGAAAGACAAAAGCAAAGAAGAATTGAAGAAATTGAAAATGAAATAAGTGAACTTGAAGGAAAAGTTGAAGGTAACGAAGCCCTGCTTTGTGATCCAGATGTTTATCAAGATCATGAAAAAGTACAAAAAATTAACGAAGAAAATGAACAAATTCATTCCAAACTAGAAGATCTAATGGCAGAATGGGAGCAATTACATTAA
- the moaC gene encoding cyclic pyranopterin monophosphate synthase MoaC: MSEFTHFNEQGRAKMVDISAKEETVRTAQAKTSIQVTKEVYEKITNHEIGKGDVLSVAQVAGIMAAKQTSQVIPMCHPISIKGVNIEFDWDVRDNHYTLLISVTVKTKGSTGVEMEALTSASITALTVYDMCKAVDKGMIIGPTYLVEKTGGKSGDFLRNEI; the protein is encoded by the coding sequence ATGTCAGAGTTTACTCATTTTAATGAACAAGGCCGAGCGAAGATGGTTGATATCTCGGCTAAAGAAGAGACTGTTAGAACAGCTCAAGCTAAGACAAGTATTCAAGTAACAAAAGAGGTTTACGAAAAAATTACTAATCATGAAATAGGAAAGGGTGATGTATTATCAGTTGCACAAGTAGCTGGAATTATGGCTGCTAAGCAAACATCGCAGGTCATTCCTATGTGTCATCCGATTTCAATAAAAGGTGTAAACATTGAGTTTGATTGGGATGTTCGTGATAATCATTATACTTTATTGATCTCAGTTACTGTGAAAACAAAAGGAAGTACAGGTGTTGAAATGGAAGCGTTAACCTCTGCTAGCATAACAGCACTAACTGTTTATGATATGTGCAAAGCAGTGGATAAAGGAATGATTATAGGCCCAACCTATTTAGTAGAGAAAACAGGTGGTAAAAGCGGCGATTTCTTAAGAAACGAAATATGA
- a CDS encoding redox-sensing transcriptional repressor Rex → MNIDQTKIPQATAKRLPLYYRFLKNLHSSGKQRVSSAELSDAVKVDSATIRRDFSYFGALGKKGYGYNVNYLLSFFRKTLDQDEITKVCLIGVGNLGTAFLHYNFTKNNNTVISLAFDVDEDKVGSEIGGVPVFHLDEMENHLPDDVTVAILTVPAPVAQSITDRLITKGIKGILNFTPARLNVPDEIRIHHIDLAVELQSLVYFLKHYPHEEK, encoded by the coding sequence TTGAATATAGACCAAACGAAAATACCGCAGGCAACTGCTAAGAGATTGCCTTTATATTATCGGTTTTTAAAAAATTTACACTCGTCAGGAAAGCAACGTGTCTCATCCGCCGAGTTAAGTGATGCAGTAAAAGTAGATTCCGCTACAATCCGCAGAGATTTTTCATATTTTGGAGCTCTTGGAAAAAAAGGATATGGATATAATGTGAATTATTTGTTATCCTTTTTTAGAAAAACATTAGATCAAGATGAGATAACGAAAGTATGTTTAATTGGTGTAGGAAATTTAGGAACGGCCTTTTTACATTATAATTTCACTAAAAATAACAATACAGTTATTTCTCTAGCTTTTGATGTAGACGAAGATAAGGTAGGTAGTGAGATTGGTGGGGTACCGGTCTTCCATTTAGATGAGATGGAAAACCATCTTCCTGATGATGTTACAGTTGCAATCTTAACTGTACCAGCGCCAGTTGCACAATCAATAACAGACCGTCTCATTACAAAGGGAATTAAAGGAATATTAAACTTTACACCAGCACGATTAAACGTGCCGGATGAAATAAGAATTCATCATATCGATTTAGCAGTAGAGCTACAGTCTCTAGTATATTTCTTAAAACATTATCCTCATGAGGAGAAATAA
- a CDS encoding twin-arginine translocase TatA/TatE family subunit produces the protein MPTVGIGSLLLIVFVALLIFGPKKLPELGKAAGNTLREFKNATKGLADDDDEQDSKKEKKEEVK, from the coding sequence ATGCCAACAGTAGGAATCGGAAGCCTTTTACTTATCGTATTTGTAGCATTACTTATCTTTGGACCAAAAAAGCTACCTGAACTTGGAAAAGCAGCAGGTAATACACTTCGCGAATTTAAAAATGCAACAAAAGGTTTAGCAGACGACGATGATGAGCAAGACAGCAAAAAAGAGAAAAAGGAAGAAGTCAAGTAA
- the tatC gene encoding twin-arginine translocase subunit TatC yields the protein MKHDEMSVMEHITELRKRLVIAVVFFFVAVIAGFLLSRPIIIYLQQTDEAKSLTLNAFNLTDPLMVYMKFAFIIAFVITSPIILYQLWSFVSPGLYEKERKVTLSYIPISLLLFLLGISFSYFILFPFVIDFMERISTDLDINQVIGVNEYFSFLLQLTVPFGILFQLPVVIMFLTRLGIVTPMFLSKVRKYAYFVLLVIAALITPPELASHLMVSIPLFILYEISIWISRISYRKAQKARFEEENIKK from the coding sequence ATGAAACATGATGAAATGTCGGTCATGGAACATATAACCGAACTAAGAAAACGACTCGTTATTGCTGTCGTTTTCTTTTTCGTAGCGGTTATAGCTGGATTTCTACTTTCCAGACCGATTATTATTTATTTGCAACAAACAGACGAAGCAAAATCATTAACATTAAATGCTTTTAATTTAACAGATCCATTAATGGTTTATATGAAGTTCGCTTTCATAATAGCATTTGTTATTACTTCACCGATTATTTTGTATCAGCTATGGTCGTTTGTTAGTCCAGGTCTATATGAAAAAGAAAGAAAAGTAACATTGAGCTATATTCCTATTTCACTTTTGTTATTCCTTCTCGGGATTTCCTTTTCTTACTTTATCCTGTTTCCGTTTGTAATCGACTTTATGGAAAGAATATCAACTGACTTGGATATAAATCAAGTTATCGGAGTGAATGAGTATTTCTCGTTCTTATTACAGCTAACGGTGCCATTTGGTATACTGTTTCAATTACCGGTTGTAATAATGTTCCTGACTAGATTAGGAATTGTTACCCCTATGTTTTTATCAAAGGTTAGAAAATACGCATACTTTGTATTGTTAGTTATTGCAGCTTTAATCACACCGCCTGAACTAGCGTCCCATTTGATGGTTTCCATACCGTTGTTTATTTTATATGAAATTAGCATCTGGATTTCCCGTATTTCCTATCGAAAGGCACAAAAGGCGCGGTTTGAAGAAGAGAACATAAAAAAATGA
- a CDS encoding YdiK family protein, translating to MRTNPISMAIFYLIMGLLFTYLAINSAENGIFTFPTILLMLIATFDIGVAIRMFTLSRKIKKMNIKK from the coding sequence ATGAGAACTAATCCTATTTCCATGGCCATTTTTTATTTAATTATGGGGTTGCTATTTACTTACTTAGCAATAAACAGTGCCGAGAATGGGATCTTTACCTTTCCAACTATTTTATTAATGCTGATCGCAACCTTTGATATCGGCGTTGCGATTCGAATGTTTACTTTATCAAGAAAAATAAAAAAAATGAACATAAAAAAATGA
- a CDS encoding CPBP family intramembrane glutamic endopeptidase yields MKRHYWFILLTYMLLQLSSFLGIRLLDLLNIGETTVERFAYWTILSFTLAFFIILFLLRHDRHAESRFRGEPSSVGASIGWAVAGFFLALFVQSVAANIEVNVFGVEAGSENTQMIVNVIKVSPLVIIVTSILGPILEEIIFRKILFGVLYTKTNFFIAAIISSLIFSLLHGEPQHVLLYGSMGFTFAFLYVKTKRILVPIFAHVAMNTMVVIIQTVFQEDIERMMKQMEQMQVIIGGFLS; encoded by the coding sequence ATGAAAAGGCATTATTGGTTTATTTTATTAACATATATGCTACTACAGCTATCATCGTTTCTAGGAATAAGGTTATTAGACCTATTAAATATAGGAGAAACCACAGTTGAGAGGTTTGCATATTGGACAATCCTCAGCTTTACATTGGCTTTCTTCATTATTCTCTTTCTTTTAAGACACGACCGCCATGCAGAAAGTCGCTTCCGTGGGGAACCATCTTCTGTTGGAGCTTCAATCGGCTGGGCTGTTGCAGGTTTCTTTTTAGCTTTATTTGTACAAAGTGTTGCAGCAAATATAGAGGTAAATGTATTTGGGGTCGAAGCCGGGTCTGAGAACACTCAAATGATTGTTAATGTTATCAAGGTTTCACCCCTGGTTATCATTGTCACCTCAATTTTGGGTCCTATACTTGAGGAAATTATTTTTCGAAAAATACTTTTTGGGGTACTTTATACTAAAACAAACTTCTTTATTGCTGCTATTATAAGTTCACTTATTTTTTCACTATTACATGGTGAACCACAGCATGTTCTATTGTACGGTTCAATGGGATTCACGTTTGCATTTCTTTATGTTAAAACAAAACGAATACTCGTCCCAATCTTTGCTCATGTCGCTATGAATACAATGGTCGTTATTATCCAGACTGTATTCCAGGAAGATATAGAAAGAATGATGAAGCAAATGGAACAAATGCAAGTAATTATTGGAGGCTTTTTATCATGA
- the groES gene encoding co-chaperone GroES yields MLKPLGDRVIIELVESEEKTASGIVLPDSAKEKPQEGKVVAVGTGRVLDSGEKVALEVAEGDRIIFSKYAGTEVKYEGTEYLILRENDILAVIG; encoded by the coding sequence TTGTTAAAGCCATTAGGTGATCGCGTTATTATCGAGTTAGTTGAATCAGAAGAAAAAACTGCTAGTGGTATCGTCCTTCCTGATAGTGCGAAAGAGAAGCCACAAGAAGGTAAGGTAGTTGCTGTTGGTACAGGTCGTGTACTAGATAGCGGAGAAAAAGTGGCGCTTGAAGTAGCAGAAGGCGATCGTATTATCTTCTCAAAATATGCTGGTACTGAAGTGAAATATGAAGGTACTGAATACTTAATTTTACGTGAAAACGACATTTTAGCTGTTATCGGTTAA